DNA sequence from the Amycolatopsis sp. Hca4 genome:
ACGCGAGTACCCTGCAGGACGTGGGAGACAAGCACGGATTCCGCTTCCACGGCGGACGGCCGTCGGTGAACTTCACGGCCACGGTCGGCGAGCGCTGGCGGGACGGCGGCTTCGAGCGCCTGCCGGACCCGGCGGCGCTGGGCCGGTGGTTCACCGAAGCCGGCCTGACCTCGGCCGACCCGCGTTGCACGGAGGCGGACCTGACGGCGGCGCGCGAGCTGCGCGAGGCCGTCTACCGGCTGATGGTGGGGCAGGTGTCCGAAGAGGACCTGGCCACGGTGAACCGGTGGGCGGGGCAGCCGCCGCCGGTGACCGCCCTGGTGAGGACCGCGGAGGGCCTGCGGACCCGGGTGGTGTCGGCGACGGTGCCGTCGTTGCTGGGGTCGATCGCCGCGGACGCGGTCGCGATTCTCGGGGCGAGGACGCCGGCCGGTTGCGGGAGTGCGCGAATCCCGAGTGCTCGCTGCTGTTTCTCGACACTTCGCGCGCGGGGTGCGGCGGTGGTGCTCGATGAGTTCGTGCGGGAGCCGCGAGAAGATGCAGCGGTACCGAGCCGCCGACCGCTGACGGCTTCCGGCCGTCGAAGTCAGGATCGAGTGAATTCGTCGAATTCGCGGTACTGCCGCAAAAGATCAGGTTACTGACCGGCGAATTACTCCGGACGCTCCTTGACCCCGGTCGGCCCGGCGCTGATCATTCCCGCAGCGATTCCCCGCGCGCGCTTTCCCGCGCCTTCACAGGAGAACCCCTTGAGCCTCGCGCCCTTGGACCGGCGGACCTTCCTGCGCTGGTCCGCGCTCGTGCCCGCCGTCGCCGCCGTGCCCACCGTGCCCGCCTGGGCGGAGGAGACGGCGGCGTTCGTCGACTCCTACCGCACCAACACCCCGGCCAACCGCACCCCGGAGACCAACGCGGCGGTGCGGATCCTGAGCGGGATGCAGCGGGTCTGGCGCACCGGGTCCACATGGGACAGTGGCGTCGTGCTCGACGCGGCCCTGCTGCGCGCGAACGTCCGCCACTGCGTCGCCGTCACCCGCGCCCGGAGCGACGCCGAAGCCATGCGGGCGTTCGTCTACGACCGCCAGCACCAGTCCTACGCCGCCATCGGCGGCCTCGGCCCCCTCGCGGACCTCTACCGCAGCGGCGCCAAGGCCGTCACCAGCATCACTTCCGCCCCCGACGGCACGCCGCCGGCGAAGATCGACGACGCCGTCCCGGCGGACGCGCCCGCGGGCTCGGAGCTCGGCGCCGGCTCGCACGACTCGGAGCTCGGCCTGGTGGCCACGCTCGTGGACACCGTCCGCGGCACCTGGGCTTCGGGCAACCCGAGCAAGAACGCCTACCAGTACCCGCGGCCGTGGCGGCTGACCGCGGACAGCCGGGTCGAGGACACCGGCCGGGTCGACGAGCTCGGCTTCCCGGTCTACCGGTCGGACGTGGGCGTCGCGCCGCAGCTGCTGCGGCAGCGCAGCACGACCCCGGCCGAGGACGGCGGCTTCCCCAGCGGCCACACCAACGCGTTCCACCTGGCCTGCCTCGCGCTGGCCTACGCGGTCCCGGAGCGGTTCCAGGAGCTGGTGGCGCGGGCCTACGACCTGGCCGACACGCGGATCGTCGCCGGGATGCACTCGCCGGTCGACGTGATCGGCGGCCGGACGCTGGCCACCGCGCTCGCCGCGGCCACGCTCGCCGACCCGGAGAACACCACGCTCAAGACGGCGGCCCGTGCGCAGGCACTGGAGTACTTCACCGCGAAGACCGGCACGACCCCCGACACGTTGTTCGCCCGCGCGCACACCGGCGCCGACGAATACGGCGACCGCCGGGCGAACGCCGCAATGGTCGCCCGCCGGGCCACCTACGGCCTGCCGGACCGCGCCGCGCGCACCGCGATGCGCGTCCCCAAGGGCGCCGAAGTGCTCCTCGAAACCCGCCTGCCGTACCTCGACGCGGCCCAGCGGCGGGAAGTCCTGCGCACGACGGCGTTCCCGGGTGGCAACCCGCTGCTCGACGGCCCCGAACTGTGGGGACGGCTGAACCTCTTCGCCGCGGCCGACGGCTACGGCGCGTTCGACGCGAACGTCCGCGTCACGATGGACGCCGCCCTCGGTGGGTTCAGCGCGAACGACAGCTGGCGCAACGACATCGGCGGCGACGGCGGGCTCGTCAAGGCGGGCACCGGGACGCTGACGCTCGCCGGGACCAACCGCTACCGCGGCGGCACCCGCGTCGAGGCGGGCACCCTGATCGCCGCGACGCCGGGCGCACTGGGCACCGGAGACGTCGAACTCGCCGGGGGCACCCTGCGCGCGTCCGGCCTCCGGATCGGTGGCCACCGCCAGACCGGCGGCACGCTGTCGGTCACCGCCGGGCCGGCGCTGGTCGTGCGCGGCGAGGCCACCCTCGAGCGCGGCAGCGTCCTGGAGCTGCGGATCGACGGCTCGTGC
Encoded proteins:
- a CDS encoding phosphatase PAP2 family protein; this translates as MSLAPLDRRTFLRWSALVPAVAAVPTVPAWAEETAAFVDSYRTNTPANRTPETNAAVRILSGMQRVWRTGSTWDSGVVLDAALLRANVRHCVAVTRARSDAEAMRAFVYDRQHQSYAAIGGLGPLADLYRSGAKAVTSITSAPDGTPPAKIDDAVPADAPAGSELGAGSHDSELGLVATLVDTVRGTWASGNPSKNAYQYPRPWRLTADSRVEDTGRVDELGFPVYRSDVGVAPQLLRQRSTTPAEDGGFPSGHTNAFHLACLALAYAVPERFQELVARAYDLADTRIVAGMHSPVDVIGGRTLATALAAATLADPENTTLKTAARAQALEYFTAKTGTTPDTLFARAHTGADEYGDRRANAAMVARRATYGLPDRAARTAMRVPKGAEVLLETRLPYLDAAQRREVLRTTAFPGGNPLLDGPELWGRLNLFAAADGYGAFDANVRVTMDAALGGFSANDSWRNDIGGDGGLVKAGTGTLTLAGTNRYRGGTRVEAGTLIAATPGALGTGDVELAGGTLRASGLRIGGHRQTGGTLSVTAGPALVVRGEATLERGSVLELRIDGSCPWHEVDVLRARRLRGRFAAIRADRPGHRVVPRYTPTGLSVRILREFS
- a CDS encoding CGNR zinc finger domain-containing protein — its product is MLAAVSRHFARGVRRWCSMSSCGSREKMQRYRAADR